The bacterium DNA window CGGAGAAAATCACACAGTTTTCGGCAACGCCTGCAATTGCGCCGGAAACCGGCGTCAGGTTTGAATTTTCCGTTGTGAAGATACAGTGGCTAACGGTGCAGCTCGAACCGGTCGTGACCGGGTACGAGTGTATGCCGCGCTCGAAGTTCGCAAGCACCGACGATGTCACGATGATGTTGCAATTTGAACGGTAGAGTATACCGGGTTTGTTGCTCGAGTCGCCACTTCCCGAACTCCAAAGCACGCACTGTACGACGTCGGCTGAGGCCTGCTCGCCAAGCGAGATGGCGGCGGTGTACCCAGCCGTAGTGTTGTAGTTCTCGATGAAACAACGCCACACGAAGATGCGCGAGGCACCGCTGCGAATGCGCAGTACGGAGGTCAGCGAGTCAGTCGAACCGTTTGCGAAGCTCGCGCGAATCCACAGGCTCCGCAATTCCGTGCTGTCCGCCGTACCCATGACCTCCACTGCGCCGTTGACCAACACTCCTTCGCCGATTCCGGCACCGGTACCAGCGCCGATAATCACGAGCTTGCGATCAACGGTGAAGCCGTTGTAACCGCCGCTCATAACAAGAATGGTGTCATTCGCGGCGGCAGCGCTGATTGCTGTGGAAATTTGCGTATAAAGCTGAGTACCGTTGCTCGCTACCTTAAGCACGGCCGCCTGCGTCCATCCAGCGCAGATTGCGAGCGCAAGAACAATGAGTAGTTTCTTCATGTAAGTACCTATTGTGAAATGTTCTGGTCAGAGGTTATGGCCGCGTCGCACGGCTCGGGTGCAGTCTCAAGCGCCACGACGTAGTAGAGCCGCTTCGGTTGCGTCGGTGCCAGCAGTAGTGACGTGTCCGGCGGCAGGACGGTGATGTAGCTGGAGAAGGGTCCGGTTTCGAGTGAGTCGTAATGCACGTGGTAGCTCAAGGCCTCGGGGTATTTGGTCCACATCAGTAAGACCTGCGCATCGCCGACAACACCTTGCGTCGTGGCAAGCAGATGAGACGTGACCACTGTGACCGAGTCCGTCAGCGCATCGTGCCAGCGGTCGCCGGCATCGCGAACACGCATGCCAATGACATGCTGCCCAAGCGTGAGGTCGGCGGCGACATAGCGGCGCATCGTTTCCTCGCCTTCGTCGAACACGCCATCTTCGGCGAGCAATTCGCAGCCGTTGCCGATACCCGGATCGCTATCAACATAAAATTCGCCGGCCGAAATGCGGTTCATGCCACCGTTGATCGGCAAACCGATACGCAACGGGCGTTCAGTCGTGAAAGACCAGACCCCGCCGCCGCGGAAACGCAGGTAGAGTGAGTGTTTGCCTTGACCTGTGGCCGCGACTTGAACGGTGGAATCATAAGCGATAACATCGGCGCCGCTGGCAATGTCAACCGGAATGCCATTGCCTTGACCAGGATCGCTGTCGAAATAGACTTCCGCACCGTCAATCAACGCGCTGCCGATTCGAATCGTGCTGGTCGCCGGAGCGGACCACGTTCCTCCGCTGTAGCAGCGCAGGTTGAACGTGTGAAAGCCGCGCGTCAAGGGTGGAACATCCCAATCTGTTAGATCGACCATTCCGAGAGGCGAGATACTCACCGGTATCGCGCTGCCGATTCCCGGATCGTTGTCAAAGTACGCCTCCGCAGCGCTCATCTGCGTTCCAATGCCTACTCGAATGACGCGCCGGGTCGGCTCGCCCCAGCGGCCATCGTCACGCCGAACACGTACATTCAGAACATGTGGACCAACGTCAAGCCCGGCCGTGCTGACATCGCCGTCGAGCGCTATCACATCGTTCGCGACGACGGCGATCGGCGTGCCGTTGCCTTGTCCCGGATCAGCGTCGAAGAAGTACTCCGCCGCCGTGATCGAGTGTGATTGTGCCACAGCGATACAGACCCCGGCCAGGAAGACCACAACAATGCTAAGAACCTTCATCTGCACCTCACCTTCTGAGCGTTTTGCTCATCGTTTTCATTGCTTCGTAAATAATATATGCGGTCGTTCAGGTCTTGCAAGATGCACGATAGGCTTGACGTAACTAAGTCACAATAGTGATGGCGCAGGGTGCCCCGCGTTTACTATCTATCGGATACAATGCATGCTCGGTCAGATGAATTGCATGCCTCTTGACTCAGCAAAGTTGATTGGCGCATAACGCAGAACGGGCGAACCAAACTGGTCCGCCCGCTTCCATTCAGATTCAATGAAATACTTCTAACTACTCATTCTTACTCAGCCCCAACGCGTTCAGAATTCGATAGACTGTTTTTCTGTCTACGCCGGCGCGCAAGGCTACGCGGCTGATGTTGCCTTTCTCTTCCGTCATCAATTGCGTGAAATACTGCGCCTGAAAGTGGTCTACCAACCTATTGCGGGCGGCCTCGTAAGTTTCATTTGCGTGCACGACGATCTGCGGTTTGTCGGACCGCGTGATGTGTGAAGGTAAGTCATCCTCGCGAATGGCCGCGCGTTCGGCCAATGATACTGCGCGCTCCACAACGTTGCGCAATTCGCGTACGTTGCCCGGCCACGCATAGTGCTGCAGTCGTTCCAGCGCACGCGGTGCAAATCCCTCAATCTGTCGGCCGTAACTTGTGGCAATTTCTTTCAAGAAATGCTGAGCGAGCGCGGGGATGTCGTCCGGCCGGTTGCGCAGAGGCGGAATGGTCAGCGTGACCACGGCGACGCGAAAGTATAAGTCTTCCCGAAGCTGTTTCTGGGTGACGGCCTCTTGCGGATCACGGTTCGTCGCCGATACAATCCGCACGTCGAGTGGCAGTTCACGGTTGCCTCCGACTCGGCGCACGCTGCGCTCTTGAATAACGCGCAAGAGCTTGGCCTGCATGCCCGGATCCATCTCGGTGATTTCATCGAAGAAGAATGTGCCGCCGTAGGCCTCTTCGAGTAGACCCTTGCGCATCGTCGAGGCGCCCGTGAACGCGCCCTTCTCATGGCCGAAAAGCTCACTCTCGATCAAGTTGGCTGGCAGCGCGCTGCAATTGACGGCGAGGAATGGTCCGCCGCTACGGCGGCTGGAGTTGTGGAGCGCGCGGGCCAGGACCTCCTTGCCCGTGCCCGATTCGCCTTGAATCAAGACGCTGGCATCGGTGTCCGCGACTCGCGCGGCCATACGCATGAGTTCGCGCATCGCCGGATCCACGGCTACGACGCCGGACAAGAGCTTCTGCTGCGCGAGTTCGTGCCGCAGCCGCTGATTCTCCATCATCAAGGCGCGTTCCTTCAAGGCCCGGGCCACGACGTGCGTGAACTGATCCTTGGCAAACGGCTTGACAATGTAGTCCGTCGCGCCTTCCTTCATGGCTTGCACGGCCGTTTCGACGGTGGCGTAGGCCGTCATCATCACGACGGGCAGATTGCCGTGCGCATGCTTAACGTGCTGGAGAATTTCCATGCCGTCGCGATGCGGAATCATCAAGTCCGTGACGAGCAAGTCCGGATCGTATTCGGCTAATGTTCGTTCCAGATCGCGTCCGTCGCTCAGCGTGCGCACGTCGAAGCCTTCACGCGTCAGC harbors:
- a CDS encoding sigma-54-dependent Fis family transcriptional regulator, producing MNNTARILVIDDEPDLLDNCRMMLTREGFDVRTLSDGRDLERTLAEYDPDLLVTDLMIPHRDGMEILQHVKHAHGNLPVVMMTAYATVETAVQAMKEGATDYIVKPFAKDQFTHVVARALKERALMMENQRLRHELAQQKLLSGVVAVDPAMRELMRMAARVADTDASVLIQGESGTGKEVLARALHNSSRRSGGPFLAVNCSALPANLIESELFGHEKGAFTGASTMRKGLLEEAYGGTFFFDEITEMDPGMQAKLLRVIQERSVRRVGGNRELPLDVRIVSATNRDPQEAVTQKQLREDLYFRVAVVTLTIPPLRNRPDDIPALAQHFLKEIATSYGRQIEGFAPRALERLQHYAWPGNVRELRNVVERAVSLAERAAIREDDLPSHITRSDKPQIVVHANETYEAARNRLVDHFQAQYFTQLMTEEKGNISRVALRAGVDRKTVYRILNALGLSKNE